In Cololabis saira isolate AMF1-May2022 chromosome 10, fColSai1.1, whole genome shotgun sequence, a single window of DNA contains:
- the fbxo36b gene encoding F-box only protein 36b: MARLLSDPWFEIAGQAPAPNKNYYHFTVTKSEVRWRWWKISPRVVDRLTKPGEQKESHCDFLDDTLLQCEVSMVFGQNILKYTKALCKGQYDYLERLPDSLLLRIINYLELEDVGQLERTSHRFRKLCGSEEFWEQAVRQSFNTVSPEVSSLAFDVGWRSIFYSNKLHLQKLLSRRRLKAEEQQERQVSDPDTKAEENLQMKAEINLVLASEEESLSGTFWHLRTGIGSADGFDPNPDPDAVYESIEVGPGPFTAQSGTQSSAMGDFNTESVKTMS, from the exons ATGGCGCGCCTACTATCAGACCCGTGGTTTGAAATCGCCGGACAGGCTCCTGCACCCAACAAGAACTACTATCACTTTACTGTCACTAAGTCAGAA GTTAGATGGAGATGGTGGAAGATTTCTCCAAGAGTTGTGGACAGGTTGACCAAGCCGGGAGAGCAGAAGGAGTCCCACTGTGACTTCTTGGATGACACCTTGTTACAGT GTGAAGTCAGTATGGTATTTGGCCAAAATATCTTGAAGTACACCAAAGCTCTGTGCAAAGGCCAGTATGATTATCTTGAGCGCCTGCCCGACTCCTTACTTCTACGGATAATAAACTATCTGGAGCTTGAGGATGTGGGTCAGCTTGAACGAACGTCACACAGGTTCAGGAAG CTTTGTGGGTCAGAAGAGTTTTGGGAGCAGGCGGTGCGCCAGAGCTTTAACACAGTTTCACCCGAGGTGTCATCTTTGGCGTTTGACGTGGGCTGGCGCAGCATTTTCTACAGCAACAAGCTTCATCTGCAGAAGCTGCTCAGTCGCAGGAGGCTGAAGGCTGAGGAGCAGCAGGAAAGGCAGGTCTCTGACCCCGACACCAAGGCAGAAGAGAATCTGCAAATGAAAGCAGAAATCAACCTTGTGCTGGCTTCTGAAGAGGAATCTCTTTCTGGCACGTTCTGGCACCTACGCACGGGCATTGGTTCTGCCGATGGTTTTGATCCTAACCCTGATCCGGATGCTGTCTACGAGTCCATCGAGGTTGGGCCTGGGCCGTTCACGGCCCAGAGCGGCACACAGAGCAGCGCTATGGGAGACTTCAATACGGAGTCAGTTAAGACCATGAGCTAA